The genomic segment GGGTATCCGGAACACACGACGCCCGAGCTTGTCGAGGCCCCTCGACAAGCTCGGGAAACGAGGTGGCTGCGCCGTCAGTGGCGAGCGGCGTGCTTCGGGAGGTCCTTGCGCAGCTCGGGCGGCAGGGCGAAGGTCAGCGACTCCTCGATCAGGCGCTCCTCAACAGCCTTCGGGAATCCCTTGCCCTCCAGGTACTCCAGCACGCCGTCGACGAGCACCTCGGGAACCGAGGCACCGCTGGTGACGCCCACATTGTTGACGCCCTCCAGCCAGGCCTCGTCAATCTCGTCGGCATTGTCCACCCGGTAGGCGGCCTTCGCGCCAGCCTCCAGCGCCACCTCCACCAGACGCACCGAGTTCGACGAGTTCTGCGAGCCGACGACGATCACCAGGTCCGAGTGGGCGGCAATCTGCTTCACGGCCAGCTGACGGTTCTGGGTGGCGTAGCAGATGTCGTCGCTGGGCGGGCTCTCCAGCAGCGGGAACTTGGTCTTGAGCCGGTTGACCGTCTCCATGGTCTCGTCGACGCTCAGCGTGGTCTGGCTGAGCCAGACGATCGGCTTGTCGGTGGGCAGGTCCACGGAGTCGACGTCGTCGGGGGTCTCCACCAACGTCATGTGCTCCGGTGCCTCGCCCATGGTGCCCTCCACCTCTTCGTGGCCGGCGTGGCCAATCAGGACGATGGGCAGGTCCTGCTTGGCGAAGCGCTTGGCCTCGTGGTGCACCTTGGTGACCAGCGGGCAGGTGGCGTCGATGGTCTTGAGCTGGCGCTCGGCAGCCTCCGAGTGCACCATCGGGCTCACGCCATGGGCACTGAAGACGACGGTGGCGCCCTCGGGCACCTCGGTCAGTTCCTCGACGAAGATGGCGCCGCGCTGTTCCAGGGTCTCCACCACGTGCTTGTTGTGCACGATCTGCTTGCGCACGTAGACCGGGGCGCCGTAGGTGTCCAGCGCCTTCTCGACGGTGATCACGGCGCGGTCAACGCCCGCGCAATAGCCACGGGGAGCTGCGACGACGACGTGCTTGGCGGTTTCGCTCATGCACCCCAGTCTATGGGCCAGCCAACCCCTGGCGCCCGACGCACGTGCAGCACCCCGTCGCCCACGGTGCACGTCGGCGGGCCACCGTCGCCCCAGTTCACCCGTCGCCCCAGTTCACCCACCGCCCCACTCTGCACGTCGGCCATCCGCTGTGCCGCCCCTGCACGGCACGCCCAGTCGGACTCCGACGTGCACCGTCGCCGCCCGCACCCGGCTACGACGTGCACAGCCCGACGCCGACGTGCAGGGTCACCCGTCGCACTTTGCCGGGCGTCCCGCATCAAGTGCTGGCCCACTACCCATCCGTCACGCGGCGTCGGGAATCCCCCGCCGCAGGGCATCCTCAATCCGACGGCACAACACCGTGGGATACCTCACGTCGTGGTCATCCCAACGGATCTCCCGCCAGCCCAGGGCGGCAAGGTCATTGGCTCGTCGCTTCTCCTGCATCACTGCCCCCGACGGGGTCTGCCCCTTGGCCAGCAGGACGCCGTACTTCACCTGGCCGTCGCACTCGCCGTAGAGCATCTCCTCCTCCCAGGCGAAGTCCAGCCGAGCCAGCAGATGGCCGTTCCGGTCGAAGACCTCGCGCTGCAGGACGGGCATGGGCAGGTGGTGCCGCCACATCATCAAGCGACTCCGGGTCTCCAGCGGGCTCTCCGCACGGCCGTCGGCAAAGGCAAGGGCATCCCGGGCCATCTTGATCCCCGGCACCCGCCCGCAACGTCGGATCACCGCCTCGATGGCCGCTCGGCACTCCGTGGACTCCTTCCCCTGCCCGGCAGGATCCCGCAGGGCCGCATCCAGCAGGATCACGGCCGCGTCGAAACCCATGCCCCTCGCAAGGTCCACCACTGTTCGGGCCCTGCTGGTCACCACCAGGCCGTCGACGCACTCGATGTCCTCCGGGGGAAGCCGGACCATTCTGGTGTGCACCACCCCGTTGCGCTGACCTCCACCCTTGCTGCTGCGGGTGCGGATCACCTGCACCCGGGACGGCACGGCATGAGGCAGCTCGATGCCGTGCACCACCGCCGCCGAATGATGGCTGAGCACCGCATCCCTGAGCCCCGGCAGTGTCGCGTCGATCAGCTGCCGGTGCCTCTGCCGTGCATCGGGGGAGGCCGACGCCGCATAGGCACCGCGCCGGTCGCAGGTATTCGGAGGAATGCCCCTCGGCGAGCAGTTCCCGGGTGGTGCGTGTGTCCATGGCGTCATCCCACGCGGCGCCCCACGCCAACACAAGGCCTGCACGACAACGGACAACAATCGGACAACACCTCGTCGCCACTGTGCACGTCGGGCGTCGACTGTGCCGCCCCTGCACGGCCCGCCCAGTCGAACTCCGACGTGCACAGTGCCCGGTCGCTCCCGGCTCCGACGGGCACAGAGCTCGCCCGACGTGCAGCGTTCCAACCCGCGGGCTGCCCAGAACTGTCAGTGGCGCCGTCTACGCTGAAGGACATGGCAATGGAGAGCTCCCCCGAACAGCCGGTGGCACTGGGCCGGGTGGTCCAGGCGGTCAAGGGCTGGGTGGAGCGCTGCGGCGCTGTCTGGGTGGAGGCCCAGGTCATCCAGATCAACCGTCGGGCCGGCTCCTCGACGGTCTTCATGACCATGCGGGACACCCTGGCGCAGACCTCCGCGTCCATCTCCTGCTCGACGGCGGTGCTGGATGCCGCCGGCCCCCTCACCGAGGGCACCACCGTCACCGCGTGGATCAAGCCGACGGTCTGGAGCAAGAACGGGGCCCTGAGCTTCGAGTGCCGTGAGATGCGCATTGCCGGCGAGGGGCGTCTGCTGGCGCAGCTGGAACAGCGCAAACGCCTGCTGCAGGCCGAGGGGCTCTTCGATCCGGCGCGCAAGAAGCGGTTGCCCTTCCTCCCCCGCACCATCGGCCTGGTCACCGGCGCGGGCTCCGCGGCGGAACGCGACGTGCTGACCAACATTGCCCTGCGCTGGCCCGCCGCCCAGATCGAGGTCCGTCACGCCCTGGTCCAGGGGCCAAAGGCCGCCGAGGAAGTGATGGCCCGCCTCGCGGAGCTGGATGCGAACCCGGCAGTGGACGTCATCATCATCGCCCGGGGCGGCGGTTCGCTGGAGGACCTGCTGCCCTTCAGCGACGAGGGGCTGGTGCGCGCCGTCGCCGCCGCCCGTACCCCCGTCGTCACCGCCATCGGTCACGAACCGGACATCCCGATCGTGGACCTGGCAGCAGACCTGCGCGCCTCCACCCCCACCGACGCCGCCAAGCGCGTCGTGCCCGACGCCCGGGAGGAGTCCGAGCGCGTCACCCAGGCGATCGGCCGGATCCGCGGCGCCGTGGTGAACCGGGTCCGCGTGGAGCAGGAGCACCTCGACGCCCTGCGCTCCCGCCCGGTGCTGCGTGATCCGGCGGGCAGTTTCGACATCCACTACGACCGGCTGGAGAACCTGAGGCTGCGGCTCGACCACGCCATCGACCGCTCCCTGACCCAGCACGTCACCAGCCTGCAGCACGACCTGAGCCGGGTCCGGGCGATGAGCCCCAAGGCCACCCTGGAACGCGGCTACGCGGTCCTCGTCGACGGCGAGGGCGGCTCCGTGGCCTCCATCCACGACGTCGACCTGGACGACGACGTGATGGCCTACCTGGCCGACGGCAAGCTCACCCTGGGCGTGCGGGAGATCGATGACCCGACGGGCCAGGCCACCGCGAGCATGGACGACTTCGAATTCGACGAGGAGAACTGATGACCAACCCCACCCCCGAGATGCCCGGCACGTCGCCGGAGATCAGCCCCGAAGGGGCTGCTTCGCAGGCCCCGACCATTGGCTACGAGCAGGCTCGCGAGGAATTGGCCGAGGTGGTCCGTAAGCTGGAGTCCGGTGGCGTACCACTGGCCGACTCGATGGCCCTGTGGGAACGCGGCGAGAAGCTCGCCGCCATCTGCCAGCAGTGGCTGGACGGCGCCAAGGCCAAGATCGACGCTGCGCGCGCCCAGTCTGCCCAGTAGCCGCGCCAGCTCAGGGACAGCCGCACGAGGAGCGGTGCTCGATGTAGCAGTCCAGCCGCAGCGTGCGGGGCGGACGCCCTGGATCGGCAATGCGGTCCAGCGCCATCTTGACCGCCCTGCTGCCGATGGCGTGGAAGGGCTGGGACACAGCGGTGACGCCGAGCTCCATCAGTTCCGACCATTCCAGGTCGTCGAAGCTGACGAAGCCGATGTCACCGGGCGCCCTAACGCCCTCCACCTTGAGTGCTTCCATGAACCCCAGGGTCATGTTGTTGTTGCCGCACAGCACCCCAGCGGGCGGGTTCTTTCGGCGCAACAACTGCAACGCAGCCCGACGGCCACCCTCGACGGTGGAGCGACCGTCGACGATTGGGTCCTCATGCACCGGCAGACCCGCCCGGGCATGCGCGGCCCGGAAGCCGGCCTCGCGTTCGCGGGCACCAACACCAAGGCGTCCACCGGGTGCGCAAGCAGGGTGCGCACCGCCGAGACCTCCTTGACGGGATCCTCCCCCGAGACACCCATCCGCAGGGTCATGCCGGCTCTGGTTGCCTCGGCATCGAGGCCAGCAAGCATCTCCGCAAGGACAAGCATCTCCGCAAAGAAGGGACTGGCCGCGGAGGAACGACGACGCCCATGACACGCTGGCCAGGCTCCGCTCCGATGGCCTCCATCAGCCGTAGGTCCCGATAGCCCAGGGCCCTGCAGCCTCGAGCACCTTCGCCCTGGCGGCAGGCGCGACGTGCCGTGTCTGGTTCATGACGTGCGAGACGGTCGAGAGCGAGACTCCCGCAGCCTGTGCCACTTGGGTCATGGTGATCACTGCTACATTCAGCCCCTTGCCCAAGGGTTTGCGCAAGATCCTGCGCAAAACCGGCGCCGCGACGACCGCACTACGTACTGTCGTTCCACAACCAACGAAGGCGCCCGACCAGGAGAGTGATGCCACCATGACGAGTCCGCAAGACCATGGAGCGAAGACGGTGGTGGGCCTGCTCGCCCCCACGGCCATCCGGCTGGATGCCACGGCGCAGGACTGGGAGGACGCCGTGCGACAGGCCGGCGCCCTGCTCGAGTCCGAAGGGGTCGCGACGAGCGACTACACCCAGGCCATGGTGGACAGCATCCACACCAACGGCCCCTACATCGTCCTGGCACCCGGCTTCGCCTTCGCCCACGCACGCCCCTCCGAGGCCGTGCACCGCACGGGCCTGTCCTGGCTGCGGCTGGCAGAACCCGTCGAATTCGGGCACAAGCGCAATGACCCGGTGGAACTCGTCGTGGCGATGGCCGCCGCCGACAGCACCGAGCACCAGGCGGCCATGGCCCAGCTGGCCAAGGTGGTCAGCAGCAAGCCGACCATGGAGCGGCTGCGCACGGCGCCGGATGCGGAGGCAGTGTTGGCGATCCTGGCCGAAACCACCTCTCCGCGCACCACACCCGCACCGCAGCCCGCCAACCACGCGGAACAGCGGAGCACGAGGGGCCGCTCCCTCACCAAGGACCACATCATGACGGTGTGTGGCAATGGCGTGGGAACGAGCCTCTTCCTCAAGAACACCGTCGAGGGCGTCCTGCAGAAGTGGGGCTGGGGGCCCTTCATCACCGTCGAGGCCACCGACACCGTCTCGGCCAAGGGCAAGGCCAAGGAGTGCGACCTGATCATGACCTCGGGCGAGATCGGCAAGACCCTCGGTGACCTGGGCGTCCCGATGGTCATCATCGAGAACTTCACCAGCGAACAGGAAGTGGACGCGGCACTGCGCGAGATGTACGACATCTGAGCCTCGCCCCGTACGAACACTAGAAAGGTCCACCCATGAATTTCGTGATGGCGTTCGCCCAGTTCCTGGTGAACGAAATCCTCAGCGTGCCGGCATTCCTGATCGGCATCATCACCGCTGTCGGCCTGGCCGCCATGCGCAAGACCCGCGGGCAGGTGATTGGCAGCGCCCTGAAGGCGACGCTGGGCTTCCTGCTGATCGGCGCAGGTGCCGGACTCGTGGTCAGCTCGCTGGCCCCGCTCGGCATCATGATCCAGGGCGCCACCGGCGCCCACGGCGTGATCCCCACCAATGAGGCGATCGCCGGCATCGCCCAGGCCCAGTACGGCGGCATGGTCAGCTGGCTGATGATCCTCGGCTTCCTGCTCAGCCTGGTGCTGGCCCGTTTCACCCCCTTGCACTACGTCTTCCTCACCGGCCACCACATGCTGTTCATGGCGACGATGCTCACCATCGTGCTGGCCAGCGCGGGCTATGGCGCCCCCGTCGTGGTGAGCGTCGGTGGTCTCCTTCTTGCCATCCTGATGGTCAGCCTTCCGGCCCTGAGCCAGCCCTGGACCCGCCAGATCACCGGCGACGACACCATCGCCATCGGGCACTTCGGCACCGCCGGCTACATCGTCTCCGGCGCTGTCGGCAAGGCCGTCGGGAAGAAGAGCCGTTCCACCGAGGAGATGAACCTGCCCGAGTCGCTGCGCTTCCTGCGTGACTCGATGGTCTCCACTGCCCTGTCGATGGTGCTGATGTACCTGGTGCTGGCAGTCATGTTCCTGGTGCGCGGAGGCCGCGCCGCCGCCTTCAAGTCCTTCGAGAACGGCGCGACGGGCATTGGCAACTACCTGATGCAGTCCGTCACCCAGGGCCTGCAGTTCGGCGTCGCCGTCGCCGTGATCCTGTTCGGCGTGCGCACCATCCTTGGCGAGCTGGTCCCCGCCTTCCAGGGCATCGCCGCCAAGGTGGTTCCCGGCGCCATCCCCGCCCTGGATGCGCCGATCGTCTTCCCCTACGCCCAGAACGCGGTACTGATCGGCTTCATGGCGAGCTTCGTCGGTGGCCTGGTGATGCTGGCGCTGCAGAGCATCTGGCTCAGCCCAGCCTTCGGTCTGGCCCTGATCCTGCCCGGCCTCGTGCCGCACTTCTTCACCGGCGGCGCCGCGGGCGTCTACGGCAATGCCACCGGTGGCCGTCGCGGCGCCATTCTGGGCGCCTTCACCAATGGTCTGCTGATCACCTTCCTGCCCGCCCTGCTGCTGGGCGTGCTCGGCAGCTTCGGCGACGCCAACACCACCTTCGGCGATGCCGACTTCGGCTGGTTCGGCGCCCTGGTGGGCAGCGCGGCCAAGCTCGGGTCCGTCGCGGGCATCATCGCGATGCTGGTCATCGGCCTGGCTGTGATGGCCGCGGCCATCACCGTGCAGAAGAAGCTCGTCGAGACCGGTTGGGTCCCCGCCCCGTACCGGCTGGATGCCAAGAAGACCGGCGACGCGGGTCAGGCCCGCCCCGCCTCCGCCGGCAGCTACCCGAAGATCGCTCCGCCGCAGGGCGCGCCCAAGCCGCCCGCCTCCATCTGAGGCATCGGCCAGCACGCACAGACGCAGGGTGTGAGGATTCTCCTCACACCCTGCGTCTGTGTTCTTCGGGGCCTCAGGCCAGGGTCGAGGAGAAGGCCTCCACCCCCTCGTAGGGCACGTCACCACAGACGATCGTCGTCGACGGGCGCTTGCCCTCGACGGCGCGGACCAGGCAGTGACTGCGCTCGTCGCCGGTCAGGTAGCGCTTCCAGGTGCGCTTGACGCCGGAGGCCGTGGCCACCTCGGAGGTGCCATCCTCGACGCCTTCCCGGGTGACGGTGCTGACGAAACCGGGCTGGTTGGCGCCGACGCGCTGCTTCACCTCGAAGTAGACCTTCTCCGGGCTCAGGAAACCCAGCTGCAGTTCGTCATTGCCGTAGCGGGCGCGCACGGGCTTCCACGTCTCGGGCAGGTTGCTCGGGGCCAGGATGTCGTAGGGCGCCTCGGTGCGGGCATCGGCGACGACGGGCTTCCAGTCGGCCACCGGAACCTCCGGCTCGGCAGGGGTGCGGGAGAAGAAGTAGTAGATCGCCATCGCCGGGAGAAGGATCACGGCGAGGGAGATGATCATGTCGCGGCCCGTGGCCCTCTGGTTACGCACGCGCTGCATCCTACGTCAGTGCACGGGGGCATCATGTTCTCCATGCAGCAGTCCTGGTTCGACGACTCCGACGGTTTCGACATTGCCCTGCGCCGGCGGGAGTCATCCCGCGGGGAGGTCTTCGAGCTGATCGTCAACGGCATGTTCGCCATGGACAGTGTCGATGCCACCAGCGAGCTGGAGCTCGCACGGCTGGCCCCGCAGGCCTCACGCCGTGTGCTGGTGGGCGGGCTGGGGCTTGGTTTCACCGCCGGTGACCTGTTGGACCGGCTGCCCGACGTGGCGGTGACCGTCGCGGAGCTGTCGTCGGCGCTGATCGGTTGGGCGCGCGAGGGCATCGTCCCCGGCCTGGCCCGCGTCGCCCAGGACCCGCGAGCCACCCTGTGGCACGTCGACGTCGCCGAGGCCCTGCGCACAACCTCAGACTGGGACGCGATCCTGCTGGACGTGGACAACGGCCCCGGCTTCCTGATCCACGACAGCAATGCCGCGCTCTACGGTGGCAGCTTGCTGTCCGCGGCCCGCGATGCCCTGGCCCCCGGTGGCTTACTGGCCATCTGGTGCGAGAACGCCACGCCATCCCTGGACGCGGCCCTGCGTGAGCTGGGCGGGGATGTGTGGCAGGTGGAGGTGCCCGTCGAGCGCGACGGGCACCAGATCACCTACGCCATCCACTGCCTGCGTCGCTGAGGCCTCGACAAGCTCGGCCGTCGGGCGTATGCCGCGCGCTCGCCCGTCGGGTGTGCCACCAGCTCGCCGTCGGGCGTGTGCCGCACGCTCGGCCTGGCATCCGCTCGGGTTCCCGTCAGCCGCTCGGGTTCCCGTCATCCGCGTGTGTTGCAACCCGAGCGCCTTCCACAAACCCGAGCGCCTTCCACAAACCCGAGCGGACGACGCCTCGTGCGGGTCAGTCCTTGCCGGGGACCTCGATCCCGAAGGCCAGGGCGAGGTCCAGCAGACGCCGGGACCGCGCCAGCTTGGGCGTGTCGGAGGCGCTGCGGATCTGGTTGCAGCCGGCCTCGAAGTCGGCCAGGAAGGAACTGGCCCACTCGATGTCGTCGTGCGACGGGGAGAGCACCTCATTGACGATCGGGCACTGCTCCGGCGTGAGGCAGAGCTTGCCGCGCATCCCGAACTTCTGGGTGTTGTCCGCAGAATTGGCCAACTTGCCGCCCGTCGCACCCACGGCGGGTCCGTCGATCGGCCCCGGCAGCCCGGCGGCGCGTGACGCGATGGTCAGCTGCGAGCGGGTGTAGGCCAGCGCCATCTGGTCGTCGTCGATGCCGGTGTCGCGACGGAAGTCACCCAGCCCGAAGGCGATCCGGAAGGTGCCGCGGGACTGCGCGATACGGTCCAGCAGCATCATGGCGCGGGCCGTCTCGATCATCGCCACCACCTTCTGGTGGGGCTGCAACTTTTCCGCGGTCTTCTGCACGTGCTCGCTGGTCTCCACCATGGCCAGCATCACGCCGTGCATCCCGGGGAAACCGGCCAGGGCGTCCAGGTCTCCCTCCCACCACGCGGTGCCGAATCCGTTGATCCGCACCCAGGCCTCACCACCGCGCCGGAAGAAGTCGACGACATTCTCCCGTGCCTTCAGCTTGTCCGCGGCGGCGACGGAGTCCTCGACGTCCAGCACCACGGCATCGGCCTGGCTGGCGATGGCCGCGTCGAAGAGTTCCGGCCTGGAGGCGTTCACCAGCAGCCAGCTGCGGGCAATGTCCGGGCTGATCCGTTGCGAGGGCGTCGGCGTACTGGTCAAGGCTGTCTCCTTCGTCCACAGGCTTCCCGGCGGGGTGCCCTGGTGGTCACATTCTGCCCTGCGGATCAGAGACTGTCCTCCAACATCTCCGTCACCAGCGCGGCGATCGAGGAACGCTCGGAGCGGGTCAGCGTGACATGCCCGAACAGCGGGTTCCCCTTCAGCTTCTCGACGACGGCGGCGATCCCGTCGTGCCGGCCTACCCGCAGGTTGTCCCGCTGGGCGACGTCGTGGGTGAGCACCACGCGGGAGTTCTGCCCAATCCGGCTCAGCACCGTCAGCAGCACATTGCGCTCCAGGCTCTGCGCCTCGTCGACGATCACGAAGGAGTCGTGCAGGCTGCGGCCGCGGATGTGGGTCAGCGGCAGCACCTCCAACATGTCCTGGGCGATCACCTCGTCGATGACGTACTTGTTGGTGACGGCTCCGAGGGTGTCGAAGACGGCCTGGCCCCAGGGCGCCATCTTCTCGTTCTCGGTGCCGGGCAGGTATCCGAGCTCCTGACCGCCGACGGCGTACAGCGGGCGAAAGACGACGACCTTCTGGTGGAGCCGCTGCTCCAGCACTGCCTCCAGCCCGGCGCACAGGGCCAGGGCGGACTTGCCGGTGCCGGCCCGGCCTCCCAGGGAGACGATGCCCACCTCCTGGTCCAGCAGCAGGTCCAGGGCGACGCGCTGCTCGGCGGAGCGGCCGTGCAGGCCGAAGGCGGCCCGGTCCGTGCGGATCAGCTTCACCCGGCCATTGGGCATCTTGCGCGCCAGCGCAGAATTGCCGGTCTCCCCCAGCAACTTGAGGCCGGTATGGCAGGGCAGCTCGTCGGCCTCCAGCACCTCCACCTCGCCGGACTCGTAGAGCTGGTCCACCAGCGACGACGGCACGTGCAGCTCCCGCATCCCCGTCCAGCCGCTCTCGACGGCCAGTTCGGCGCGGTACTCCTGCGCCTCCAGCCCCATCACGGAGGCCTTCACCCGCATTGGAAGGTCCTTGCTGACCACCACGACGTCATTGCCCTCTGCGGCCAGGTTGATGGCCACCGCCAGGATCCGGGAGTCATTGTCGCCCAACCGGAAGCCGGCCGGGAGCCGCTCGGGGTTGGTGTGGTTGAGCTCGAGGTGCAGGGTTCCGCCCTGCTCGTTCACGTCGACGGGTTCGTCGAGGCGCCCATTGTCCACCCGCAGATCGTCGAGCAGCCGCAGCGCGGTGCGTGCGAAGTAGCCCAGCTCGGGGTGGTGTCGTTTGGCCTCCAGTTCCGCGATGACGACGATCGGGAGGACGACGTGGTGTTCGGCGAAGCGCAGGATGGCCCGCGGATCGCTGAGCAGCACGGAGGTGTCCACGACGTAGGTCTTCAGGCCGGTGGCGGCCGCTGCGGCGAGGACTGGCTCGGAGGGCTTGAGCACGAGAAGCTCCTTCACAGGTGAAGGGGTCGCCTCCCGTGGCAGCCGACCCCGGTCGATCGTCAGGGTGTCGGTGGTGCCGTGGAACGGAGCGGATGCCGTGAGGAGCAAGCTGCTCCCGGGCCAATCGTCGGTCCGTCCATGTCCCCCAAGCTACGACGCAGACGCCCCCACTTCCGGCTCGCGCGAGCCTCTTCACGCACTGTTCACCGCAACGTCAGACGGGGGCTGCCCAGGCGACGCCGGATCGTCGGGACAGCACTGGGACGGCGTGCGACTCCCCGCGGCGGACCCCCCAGCAGGCACGGGACCGGCCAGCGGCACACGAATCAATCGCTCTGCAAGTACTGCACCACAAGGACATTCGCCCAATTTGAGGGAATTTGGCTCCTATACTGTGTAGTAATTGGGTTCTGGGGTCACCGCCGATCCCTAGAGTGGACGTCATGACCATGCTGCCCCCGCACCTGCGGCTGGCCATCACACCGCTTGCCCCACCGGGCTCCGTCGTGGCCGGCGAGCATTTCCGATTCACCATTCTGACCGAGCACCTGATGCGTTGCGAGTACTCGCCGTCGGGGGTCTTCGAGGATCGCGCCACCCAGACAGTGGTCAACCGCAACCTGCCGACACCGGACTTCCGGGTGCATCGCGAGGGCGAACGGGTGCAGGTCTTCACCAACGCCTTCCACCTGGACTACTCCGGGGGTGAGTTCACTCCCACCAACCTGAGCGTCCAGGAACTCACGGGTGGCTACCACTCGGTGTGGCGCCCAGGAGAGGAGCCGGACAGCAAGTTCGCCGACTACCTCGGCCTGCGCACCCAGCTCGGTGGCACGGCCCGCACCCTGGACGCGGTGGACGGCGCCTGTGAGCTGGAGAAGGGCCTGGCCAATTCGCTGGGCATCACCAGCCTCGACGATTCGCACAGCCTCGCGCTGACCGACGACGGCTGGGTGGCACAACGCCCCGAGGGCAACCTGGACTTCTACGTCTTCGCCCACGGCCGCAACTATGGCGAGGCGGTGCGGGACTTCTACCGGATCTCCGGCCCGCAGCCCGTGCTCCCCCGCTACGCACTCGGCAACTGGTGGAGCCGCTACCACGACTACACCCAGGACGAGTACCAGCAGCTGGTCGAACGCTTCGAGGACGAGCGCTTGCCCTTCAGCGTCGCCGTGGTGGACATGGACTGGCACCTGACGGACATCGACGAGAAGTACGGGGCGGGCTGGACCGGTTACACCTGGAACACCGAACTCTTCCCGGACCACGTGGCTTTCCTGGCCTGGTTGCACGAGCACGGCCTGAAGGTCTCGCTGAACGTGCACCCCGCCGATGGCATCCGCGCCTTCGAGGAGGCCTATCCGGCCGTCGCGGAGGCGATGGGCATTGACCCGGCCTCTGAGCTGCCCGCGAGCTTCGACTTCGCCGATCCGCGCTTCATCCGGGCCTACTTCGAGCACGTCCACCACCCGATGGAGGCGGAGGGCGTCGACTTCTGGTGGCTGGACTGGCAGCAGGGCAGCCATTCCCGCATCCCGGGCCTGGACCCGCTGTGGATGCTGAACCACCTGCACTTCCTGGACTCGGGGCGCGACGGGCGCCGGCCGCTGACCTTCAGCCGCTACGCGGGGCCGGGTTCTCATCGCTACCCCGTGGGCTTCAGCGGGGACACGGTGATCAGCTGGGCGTCGCTGGACTTCCAGCCCTACTTCACGGCGACGGCCTCGAACATCGGCTACGGCTGGTGGAGCCACGACATCGGTGGCCACATGTTCGGCACCAAGGACGACGAGCTGGCCACCCGCTGGGTGCAGTTCGGCGCCTTCAGCCCGGTGAACCGCCTGCACTCGTCGAATGGCATCTTCAACGGCAAGGAGCCGTGGCGCTTCGGCCCCGTCGCCCGGCAGGTGATGGGTGACTTCCTGCGGCTCCGCCACCGGATGCTGCCGTGGCTGTTCACGGAGAATGTCGAGTCCTCCCGTGGCCTGTACCCGCTGGTGCGTCCCATGTACTGGAGCGATCCGGATGAGATCAGCGCCTACCAGTGCACCAACCAGTACTGGTTCGGGCGTGACCTGCTGGTCTGCCCCATCACGACGCCCGTCGTGTCCGGGACCCGCCGCGCGGCCGCGCGGATGTGGCTGCCGGAGGGATCGTGGACGGACCTGTTCACCAACCTCACCTACCGCGGTGGACGCGCCGTCACCATGCACCGGGCGATCCACCAGATCCCGGTCCTGGCCCGCGCCGGAGCCATCATCCCGATGACTCCCGAGGACGAGCTGGGCGTCCAGAACCCGTCGCGCCTGGAGCTGCACGTGGTGGCCGGCGCCGACGGCTCCTACACCCTCGTGGAGGACGACGAGCGTGCCCAGCCCCGCGAGGCCCGGACCCGGATCACGTGGTCGCAGACCACCGGCGATCTCGTGGTCCACCCCGCCGAGGGTGACCTCGACGTGGTCGCTGGGGTCCGGCACGTCACCGCACACCTGCACGGGGCCGGGGACGTCCAGGTCATCAACCTGGGTGAGGTGACGACGGCGGCCGGTGCCGCCGGCTGCTTCGACGGCGCCCTCGAGACCGACAACCAGACCGAGCAGCGCATCTTCGACTTCCTCGACGAGGCCGAGATCGCCATCTTCAC from the Luteococcus japonicus genome contains:
- a CDS encoding glycoside hydrolase family 31 protein, which produces MTMLPPHLRLAITPLAPPGSVVAGEHFRFTILTEHLMRCEYSPSGVFEDRATQTVVNRNLPTPDFRVHREGERVQVFTNAFHLDYSGGEFTPTNLSVQELTGGYHSVWRPGEEPDSKFADYLGLRTQLGGTARTLDAVDGACELEKGLANSLGITSLDDSHSLALTDDGWVAQRPEGNLDFYVFAHGRNYGEAVRDFYRISGPQPVLPRYALGNWWSRYHDYTQDEYQQLVERFEDERLPFSVAVVDMDWHLTDIDEKYGAGWTGYTWNTELFPDHVAFLAWLHEHGLKVSLNVHPADGIRAFEEAYPAVAEAMGIDPASELPASFDFADPRFIRAYFEHVHHPMEAEGVDFWWLDWQQGSHSRIPGLDPLWMLNHLHFLDSGRDGRRPLTFSRYAGPGSHRYPVGFSGDTVISWASLDFQPYFTATASNIGYGWWSHDIGGHMFGTKDDELATRWVQFGAFSPVNRLHSSNGIFNGKEPWRFGPVARQVMGDFLRLRHRMLPWLFTENVESSRGLYPLVRPMYWSDPDEISAYQCTNQYWFGRDLLVCPITTPVVSGTRRAAARMWLPEGSWTDLFTNLTYRGGRAVTMHRAIHQIPVLARAGAIIPMTPEDELGVQNPSRLELHVVAGADGSYTLVEDDERAQPREARTRITWSQTTGDLVVHPAEGDLDVVAGVRHVTAHLHGAGDVQVINLGEVTTAAGAAGCFDGALETDNQTEQRIFDFLDEAEIAIFTKEQALQLVKRHPTPGSRYAALCELRGLDHDTLAVLRELLLAVE